One window of Perca flavescens isolate YP-PL-M2 chromosome 15, PFLA_1.0, whole genome shotgun sequence genomic DNA carries:
- the c1qtnf6a gene encoding complement C1q tumor necrosis factor-related protein 6: MLGVLILVSLPSLVALVPPPVPCRHCCDHLEPEEGSGAQPPTGRFNHVPEVRTYINMTILKGDKGERGDRGTPGKAGQEGPPGSSGPMGSKGTKGQAGLPGDPCKVHYSAFSVGRRKSLHSLESYQALVFDTVFVNLDDHFNMFNGKFLCQVPGIYFFNVNIHTWNFKETYLHIMHNETEQAIVYAQPSDRSIMQSQSVMLQLELKDEVWVRLYKRERENAVYSDDVDVYITFNGYLIKGSIEGN, from the exons ATGTTGGGCGTCCTCATCCTTGTGTCCCTCCCCTCGCTGGTGGCCCTGGTGCCTCCTCCGGTCCCCTGCAGGCACTGCTGTGATCACCTGGAGCCAGAAGAGGGCAGCGGAGCCCAGCCTCCCACAGGACGGTTCAACCATGTGCCAGAGGTCCGCACCTACATCAACATGACCATCCTCAAAG GTGACAAAGGAGAACGTGGCGACAGAGGAACACCGGGTAAAGCTGGACAAGAAGGCCCTCCAGGCTCCAGTGGTCCCATGGGCTCAAAAGGCACAAAGGGCCAGGCAGGTCTCCCAGGAGACCCCTGCAAAGTCCACTACTCCGCCTTCTCCGTCGGCCGCCGCAAATCCCTCCACAGCCTGGAGTCCTACCAGGCGCTTGTGTTTGACACAGTCTTCGTCAACCTTGACGACCACTTTAACATGTTCAATGGGAAGTTCCTCTGCCAAGTCCCGGGGATCTACTTCTTCAACGTCAACATCCACACGTGGAACTTCAAAGAGACTTATCTACACATCATGCACAACGAGACCGAGCAGGCCATCGTGTACGCCCAGCCCAGCGACCGCTCCATCATGCAGAGTCAGAGCGTGATGCTGCAGCTGGAGCTGAAAGACGAGGTGTGGGTCCGCCTGTacaagagggagagggagaacgCAGTTTACAGTGATGATGTAGATGTCTATATCACTTTTAATGGATACCTCATCAAAGGCAGTATAGAGGGAAACTGA